The sequence CAGCTCGGAGCCGTGGTAGCCGACGGCGCGGTAGACGGCGCCCAGCGGGTAGTCGACCATCTCGCCGGTGCCCTCGAGGTTGCCCTCGGCATCCAGGCGGGTGCGCTCGAAGCGCATGCCGGTGACCGTGCCGTCCTCGCCGAGCACCTCGACGGGGCGGTGCCAGAAGTGCATGTGGAGGCGGCGCCGCACGGGACCGCCCTCGCGGTCGGTGGGCTCCTCGCCGGCGGCCTCGCGGCGCTGCTGCTCCTCGAGCCAGCCCACGAAGGTCTGGACGACCTGGTCGGTGCGCTTGTCCGCCTTGATGGCCTCCCACTCGGCCTCGGTGATCTGCTCGACGTCGCGCGGGTCCATCACGACCTGTAGGCCCTTGGGGTGGGCGAGCTCGCGGGCCTCGAGCGGGGAGAACTTGGTCTGGGCGGGGCCGCGGCGGCCGAAGATGTGCACATCGGTGGTGCGGGCGGACTGCAGGCCCTCGTACACGTTCTGGGGGATCTCGGTGCGCAGCAGCTCGTCGGCGCTCTTGGAGAGCACGCGGGCCACATCGAGCGCGACGTTGCCGTTGCCGATCACCGCGACCTGCTCGGCATCCAGCTCCCAGGTGCGGGGGTAGTCGGGGTTGCCGTCGTACCAGGCCACGAAGTCCGCGGCGCCGTGGGAGCCCTCGAGCTCGATGCCGGGGATCGACAGCTCGGCGTCCTTGAGCGCGCCGGTGGCGAAGACGACCGCGTCGTAGTGGAGGCGCAGGTCCTCGGCGGTGAGATCGGTGCCGAACTCGACGTCGCCGAGGAAGCGGATGTCACCGCGTCCCAGGATCCGGTGCAGCGCCGTGATGATGCCCTTGATGCGGGGGTGATCCGGGGCCACGCCGTAGCGGATCAGGCCGAAGGGGGCGGGGAAGCGATCGAACAGATCGATGGAGACCTCGAGCTCCCCGTTCTTGACCTGCGGGGAGCGCAGCAAGGTCTCTGCCGCGTACACGCCGGCGGGCCCGGAGCCGATCACGGCCAGACGGAAGGGCTGCTGGGAGGAGGACATCTCACCTCTGTCTCGTGGCGCTCGGGCGCCGGGTCGGATGCGTTCCGGAGCGGTCGCGAGTCGCTCCGCGTTCCGCTCTGCACAGATTTCCGCACCACTCTATACGCGAAATTCGCACCGATCCCGGTGACTGTGAGCGGGCTGACGTGCGCGCTGCAGATCAGCGCGCGATCCGGGCGTCATCGCGGCGCGGGGCCGCCGGTTCTCACGCCGGGCTCGCGGTCGTCGGCGGGGCGGGGGAGTCCGGGACCACGCCGACGGCGACGTCGAGGGTGCTGGTCGCCCCGGGCGGGCCGACGACGATCCCCTTCAGCGGCGGCACGTCGGCATAGTCCCGGCCCCAGGCGGTGGTCACGAAGCGCTGGTCCACGAAGGTGCGGTTCGTCGGGTCGATGTCGACCCATCCGGTGCCCGGCACCAGCACGCTCAGCCAGGCATGGGAGGCGGCCGAGCCGATCATCTCCCCGACCGGGGCGGTGCCCAGGGAGCCGCCGGCCGACGGGGCGGTGCGCAGATAGCCGGAGACGTACCGCGCGGCGAGCCCGGCGGCGCGTACCGCGGCGACGCCGACGTGCGAGAAGTCCTGGCAGACCCCGTGCCGGGCGGCGAGCACCTCCTCGAGGGTCGAGGAGACGGTGGTCGCGGAGGAGTCGTAGGTGAAGTCGGAGTGGATGAGCGCGGTGAGCGCGGAGAGGCATTCGCCGATCGCCCGCCCGGGGGTGAACACCGCGGCGGAGATCTCCTGCGCGGCGGTGCCGGCGGGGATGCGGGGCGAGGGATGGACGAAGTCCAGCCCCGAATCCGGCAGCACCGAGCCCCAGTGCTCGGGGGTGCACTGCTCCCAGGGGCGGGACATCGGCTCGAGCGGGTAGCGCCGCTCGGCGACCGTGACCTGGGCGTGGGAGTGCACGTCGAGCTGCGTGTGCGGGGTGTCGACCAGCAGATAGGTCGAGGAGTTCCCGTAGAAGTCCGTGTGCGCGGTGAGCCGGGCGGGGGCCGGGTCGACCACCACCTCGTGGGACAGCACCCGCTGATGCGGGGTGGCCCGCGGCTCGATGTGCGCGCGGCCGAAGTTGCGGGAGACGGGCTTGGCGTACCGGTACGAGGTCAGGTGGTGGACGCGGTAGAGCATCGGCTCCACCGCCTCCGCGCCCTCGTGCCGCAGCGGGATCAGGGGGCGCCGCGGCGCGGATCCCGTGGTCTCGGTCGTCGCATTCTCAGACATCGTCGATCCCCCATCGCGAGGCGGATTCCGAGGGGCGGAAGAAGCGGTTCTCGAGTGCGGTGGCGAGCTCCCGCAGGGTCTCGAGAGCCGCGTCGGCCTCCTCGAGCAGCGCGGTCGGCGCCCCGAGGACGGCGTCGGCGTGGGCACCAGCACCAGCACCGGCGTCGCCCTCGGCACCGGTGTCGAGCGGGCGGAGCATCGTCTGCGGCTGCCAGCTGCTGAGCCGGGAGCGCAGCGCGGTCAGCGGCGCGCGCAGCTCGGGGGTGGGCGCGACCTCCGGGAGGCGGTCGAGGGTCTGCCCGAGCCGGTCCAGCTGGAAGGCGATCGAGCGGGGCAGGGTGGTGTCGCTCAGCAGAAGCTCCATGAGCAGCTCGGGCTGGACCGCGGCGTGGTAGGAGCGGCGGTAGGAGGCGCCGGATTCGGTGATCAGCGCGACCGCACCGGCGATCCGCGCCTCGGCCGCGCGGGTGCGGCGACGGCCCAGAAGCGCCCGGAGCAGGGCCAGCAGGCTGCTGGTGCGCTCGATCTTGCGCCCCACCTCCATGAGGTCCCAGCCCAGGTTGCGGGGCATCGAGTCGGCGACCGCGCCGGAGAGCGTCAGGCAGCCGTCGACGATCTCGGTCAGCCCCTGCTCGAGGGGCGGCGCGTCCTGCCCGCCGAGGGAGCGCAGTCGCTGGTTCATCCGCGCGATCACCGGCCAGACGTCATCGGAGATCAGGTCGCGCAGTGTGCGGGTGGTGTGGGCGAGCGCGGCGTAGGACTGCGCGAGCGCGCCGGGGCGGCTGCGGTCCGTCAGCAGGCTCTCGATCTCGGTGCGCACCGTCTCGCGGTCCCGGAGGTCCAGCGCCGGGAACCCCGGATAGGTCGTGGTCACCTCGGTGACCGCGCCGAGCAGCACCGACTGGGCGGTGCGCGCGCTGGGGCTCGGCTCGGAGTCGAGGTCGTTGACGGTGTCCAGCACGGTGCGCAGCAGACGGGCGGTGGCGTCCACCCGCTCCAGGTAGCGGCCGAACCAGAACAGGTCCGAGCCGATCGAGCGGGTCATCGCCGGGTAGGTGGTGAGCACGTCGCGGGGCGTGGCGGAGTCGAGCGCGGCGGCATCGGCCTGCGCGGCGCTGCGCGCGGGGACGGCGGCGGTCTCGGGGACCGTCACCCACACGTCCTTGAGCGCGGCCGGGCCGTCGTCGGCGGTGAGACCGATCCCGCCGGGCAGCACGTCGAAGCCGTCCTCGGTGCGCATCACCAGCAGGCGCAGCCGCACCGGGCGCTCCACCAGGGCGTCCCCTCCGGCGGGGTCGAGGCCGAGCCAGCCGCCCTCGGCGGTGTCGGGGCCGGCGGGGCGCAGCAGCAGGTCCTCGTGCAGCAGCTGCCGGCACAGGTCCGGCAGGGCGGTGCGCAGATCCGGGTTCTCCAGCAGCCCCGCGCCGATCGGGTTGAAGATCTCCACATCACCGCAGCGCGCCGCCTCGACCAGGCCGGTCACGCCGCGCAGCGGCGTGGGGCCCAGGTCCAGCGGGTCCACGAGACGGGAGGGCACCAGGCGCAGCAGCGCGTCCACCGCGTCCCCGGCGGCCGAGTCCAGGCCGGGCAGGCGCAGGGTGAGGGTGCCGGAGCCGGTGCGCAGGTCCCCGGCGGAGACCACGGGCGCGCCCAGCAGGTTCGCGAGCCAGCTGTGGTCGAAGGCGCGCAGCGGGTCCTCGGCGTCCTTCGTGAGCACCACCGTGCGGCCCGCCCTTCCCTCGGCGCGGGTGCGCTGGTGCAGCGAGGTGCGCAGGGCGTCGAAGAAGGGGTGCAGGCGGCGCAGCGGGGTGGAGCGGTACAGGGTCGGCGCGCAGCGGGACAGCACGCGGCGCAGCTCGAGGGTGGTGCCCGCCCCGTCCGGCACGTCGACCGCGTCCTCGAGCACCACCCAGGAGCCCTCGGCGGTGCGGGTGACCGTGCTGGTCACCGCGAACAGGTGGTGGTTCCCGCGCGCCGGGATGCCCACCGCGGCGCGGAGGTAGCCGGGATCCTGCAGCAGCTGGGCGACGGGGGCGACCTCCGCGGCGAGCACCGTGCGCGGGCCGTAGAGATCCGCGTAGAGGGCGTCCAGCAGCCGCATCCGCTGGATCAGGCCGGCCGAGAGCTGCGACCACGCCTCGGCGTCGAGGACCACCGGGACGGGGTCGATCACGGGCGCGGTCGCGGAGACGTCGCCGGCGAACAT comes from Brachybacterium faecium DSM 4810 and encodes:
- a CDS encoding NADPH-dependent glutamate synthase beta chain-like oxidoreductase (PFAM: Pyridine nucleotide-disulphide oxidoreductase) encodes the protein MSSSQQPFRLAVIGSGPAGVYAAETLLRSPQVKNGELEVSIDLFDRFPAPFGLIRYGVAPDHPRIKGIITALHRILGRGDIRFLGDVEFGTDLTAEDLRLHYDAVVFATGALKDAELSIPGIELEGSHGAADFVAWYDGNPDYPRTWELDAEQVAVIGNGNVALDVARVLSKSADELLRTEIPQNVYEGLQSARTTDVHIFGRRGPAQTKFSPLEARELAHPKGLQVVMDPRDVEQITEAEWEAIKADKRTDQVVQTFVGWLEEQQRREAAGEEPTDREGGPVRRRLHMHFWHRPVEVLGEDGTVTGMRFERTRLDAEGNLEGTGEMVDYPLGAVYRAVGYHGSELPGIPYDPRRGVIHNVAGRVTEADGTVIPGVYANGWIKRGPVGLIGATKSDAIETIASLLEDIESGTLAPAPEREEDAILRLLEDRGVQYTTWDGWMALDEHEKSLGAAAVDADGEPRARIKVVEREEMVRVSRDGVQQPSHV
- a CDS encoding transglutaminase-like enzyme, predicted cysteine protease (PFAM: Transglutaminase-like superfamily; Bacterial transglutaminase-like N-terminal region), producing the protein MSENATTETTGSAPRRPLIPLRHEGAEAVEPMLYRVHHLTSYRYAKPVSRNFGRAHIEPRATPHQRVLSHEVVVDPAPARLTAHTDFYGNSSTYLLVDTPHTQLDVHSHAQVTVAERRYPLEPMSRPWEQCTPEHWGSVLPDSGLDFVHPSPRIPAGTAAQEISAAVFTPGRAIGECLSALTALIHSDFTYDSSATTVSSTLEEVLAARHGVCQDFSHVGVAAVRAAGLAARYVSGYLRTAPSAGGSLGTAPVGEMIGSAASHAWLSVLVPGTGWVDIDPTNRTFVDQRFVTTAWGRDYADVPPLKGIVVGPPGATSTLDVAVGVVPDSPAPPTTASPA
- a CDS encoding uncharacterized conserved protein (PFAM: Domain of unknown function (DUF404); Bacterial domain of unknown function (DUF403)), giving the protein MFAGDVSATAPVIDPVPVVLDAEAWSQLSAGLIQRMRLLDALYADLYGPRTVLAAEVAPVAQLLQDPGYLRAAVGIPARGNHHLFAVTSTVTRTAEGSWVVLEDAVDVPDGAGTTLELRRVLSRCAPTLYRSTPLRRLHPFFDALRTSLHQRTRAEGRAGRTVVLTKDAEDPLRAFDHSWLANLLGAPVVSAGDLRTGSGTLTLRLPGLDSAAGDAVDALLRLVPSRLVDPLDLGPTPLRGVTGLVEAARCGDVEIFNPIGAGLLENPDLRTALPDLCRQLLHEDLLLRPAGPDTAEGGWLGLDPAGGDALVERPVRLRLLVMRTEDGFDVLPGGIGLTADDGPAALKDVWVTVPETAAVPARSAAQADAAALDSATPRDVLTTYPAMTRSIGSDLFWFGRYLERVDATARLLRTVLDTVNDLDSEPSPSARTAQSVLLGAVTEVTTTYPGFPALDLRDRETVRTEIESLLTDRSRPGALAQSYAALAHTTRTLRDLISDDVWPVIARMNQRLRSLGGQDAPPLEQGLTEIVDGCLTLSGAVADSMPRNLGWDLMEVGRKIERTSSLLALLRALLGRRRTRAAEARIAGAVALITESGASYRRSYHAAVQPELLMELLLSDTTLPRSIAFQLDRLGQTLDRLPEVAPTPELRAPLTALRSRLSSWQPQTMLRPLDTGAEGDAGAGAGAHADAVLGAPTALLEEADAALETLRELATALENRFFRPSESASRWGIDDV